CACCACCGGTGTGCTGATGCTGCTGTTCGTCACCTACCAGTTGTGGTGGACGAACGTGCGGGCCCACGCGGCGGCGGACCAGGAGGCGAGCAGCCTCCAGGACGACTGGGCGAACGGCAAGCGCAACCCCGGGACCTTCTCGGCCGGGCAGGGCTTCGCGATGCTCCACATCCCCAAGCTGGACGTGGTGGTGCCGATCGCCGAGGGCGTCAGCAACAAGAAGGTGCTCGACAAGGGCATGGTCGGGCACTACGGCGAGGCCCCGCTGACGACGGCGATGCCCGACGCGAAGACCGGCAACTTCGGGCTCGCGGGCCACCGCAACACGCACGGCGAGCCGTTCCGGTACATCAACCGGCTCGAGCCGGGCGACGAGATGGTCGTCGAGACGCAGAGCGAGTACTTCGTCTACAAGATGACGTCCTCGCTGCCGGTGACCGCGCCGAGCAACACGAGCGTCCTCGATCCGGTCCCGCCGGACTCCGGGTTCACCGGGCCGGGCCGGTACATCACGCTCACCACCTGCACCCCGGAGTTCACCAGCAAGTACCGCTTGATCGTCTGGGGCAAGATGGTCGAGGAACGGCCGCGCAGCAAGGGCAAGCCGGACGCGCTCGTCGAGTAGACGGGCGGTCGAGTAGGCGTGCAGTCGAGTAGGGGCGGATTGAACGTGGCAGCGACCACCGGCGACACCGAGCACGAAGAGCACGCGCGCGTGGACGCGTCCGAGCCCGCGCCGCGGCGGCGCGGAGGCGGGCGGATCGCGCTGGCCGTCAGTGTCTTCGGGGAGCTTCTCATCACGGCCGGCCTGGTGCTCGGCCTGTTCGTCGTCTACTCCCTGTGGTGGACCAACGTGGTCGCCGACCGGCACGCGAACCGGCAGGGCGACAAGGTGCGCGACAACTGGGCCCAGGAGGACACCGGCCCCGGGGCGCTCGACACCAAGGACGGCATCGGCTTCCTCCATGTGCCGGCGATGAAGAACGGTGAGGTGCTGGTCGAGAAGGGCACCTCGTCGAAGATCCTCAACGAGGGCGTCGCCGGCTACTACGTCGACCCCGTGAAGGCCGCGCTCCCGACGAGCGGCAAGAAGGGCAACTTCACGCTCGCCGCCCACCGCGACGGACACGGCGCGAAGTTCCACAACATCGACAAGCTGGAGAAGGGCGACCCGATCGTCTTCGAGACGAAGGACGACTGGTACGTCTACAAGGTGTACGCGGTCCTTCCCGAGACGTCGAAGTACAACGTCGAGGTCCTCGGCCAGGTCCCGAAGGAGTCCGGCAAGAAGAAGGCCGGCCGCTACATCACCCTGACGACCTGCACGCCGGTGTACACGAGCCGCTACCGGTACGTGGTGTGGGGTGAGCTGGAGCGGGTGCAGAAGGTCGACGCGGACCGGACACCGCCGAAGGAACTGGGCTGAATTGACAGGCACCTTAGAGGGGGCCTGTCACCTAGCATGACGAAGGCCCGAAGCCGCAACTTGCCTTTGCGGCTTCGGGCCTTCTGCCTGCTGTCCTGGTTACCCGAGAACCGCCAGGGCCGCCCCAGCGCTCCACTCCTCCAACAGCCCACGGTGCACGGCGGTGATGCCGGTCTCGGCGGCGATGTTGAGGGCATCACGGGTAAAGGGACAGGTCGCCACGAACAGGGCCACCTCGGAGTCGTGCAGGACCTTGGCGGCCCCGACGAACTTCTGGAGCTCCGGGCTGGTGATGGAGGTGTGGGGCGCGAACCTCTTGCATTGGACGACGAGGCGTCGCCCGTGGGCCGTGAGGGCGGTGATGTCGACGCCCCGGTCCCTTCCACCGCCTTGCACGACGACGTTCGTGCAGCCGTCGCGGCGCAGCAGTGTGGCGATGTGTTCCTCGAACTCGCGCCCGTTCATGGCGTCCATGGAAGCCATGACTCCGGCGAGAGGCCGATCCTCGCGTGGGGCTTCCAGCCGCTGCAGCCTGGCGTGGTGCTGCCGGAGCCGCTTCTCGATCCGCTGGACGCCTGACCGGAGAGCGATCAGCTCCCGCTGGTGCGCGCCCGATGTTTCGATCAGGACGTTGAACATGGGTACGACGGTCTTTCCGAGGACGTGGGTGATGCGCTGGTCGATGCGGTCGTCGAGGGAGAGTGTGGTGCTGTGGACGGAGTTTTCCACAGGCTTTGGGCGGGATGCGTGCTCTACGTCCAAGAGATACACACGCACCTGACGTGCGACATCGCTGTCCCGGAGCAGCATGGCCACGTTGAGGACGGCTCGGCGGGAGAAGAGAGCCAGTGAGCGTGTACGTGACTGGATGCCACTGAGGTTCTTGAAGGACCTCAGTTGCTCGCCGGTCAGCGAGTGGTAGCCGTTGGCTTCCAGTTCGCTTCGGTGGTCCTTGACGAGTGACTTGATGGCTTCCAGACCCACCTCGAAGTACGC
The Streptomyces sp. NBC_01485 genome window above contains:
- a CDS encoding class E sortase, whose amino-acid sequence is MAATTGDTEHEEHARVDASEPAPRRRGGGRIALAVSVFGELLITAGLVLGLFVVYSLWWTNVVADRHANRQGDKVRDNWAQEDTGPGALDTKDGIGFLHVPAMKNGEVLVEKGTSSKILNEGVAGYYVDPVKAALPTSGKKGNFTLAAHRDGHGAKFHNIDKLEKGDPIVFETKDDWYVYKVYAVLPETSKYNVEVLGQVPKESGKKKAGRYITLTTCTPVYTSRYRYVVWGELERVQKVDADRTPPKELG
- a CDS encoding restriction endonuclease, giving the protein MSCDVTAPPWPHGPTTNRGADVINELVLLESKSLRDSVLEQTDVLDRVKALSLLPDGMHVTTAMVAAYFEVGLEAIKSLVKDHRSELEANGYHSLTGEQLRSFKNLSGIQSRTRSLALFSRRAVLNVAMLLRDSDVARQVRVYLLDVEHASRPKPVENSVHSTTLSLDDRIDQRITHVLGKTVVPMFNVLIETSGAHQRELIALRSGVQRIEKRLRQHHARLQRLEAPREDRPLAGVMASMDAMNGREFEEHIATLLRRDGCTNVVVQGGGRDRGVDITALTAHGRRLVVQCKRFAPHTSITSPELQKFVGAAKVLHDSEVALFVATCPFTRDALNIAAETGITAVHRGLLEEWSAGAALAVLG
- a CDS encoding class E sortase; its protein translation is MTALRPEREDSYGTAPYESFGGDQYGAGPYAGERYQPPVDEETVALRIPPPPVPSSAFGGGPISASGVPGASPAPGSPAGGRAARRKAAKGRHGRHGGPGEVSESYNGADAPAQDERPLSRVEARRRERARKPSAAVLASRAVGEVFITTGVLMLLFVTYQLWWTNVRAHAAADQEASSLQDDWANGKRNPGTFSAGQGFAMLHIPKLDVVVPIAEGVSNKKVLDKGMVGHYGEAPLTTAMPDAKTGNFGLAGHRNTHGEPFRYINRLEPGDEMVVETQSEYFVYKMTSSLPVTAPSNTSVLDPVPPDSGFTGPGRYITLTTCTPEFTSKYRLIVWGKMVEERPRSKGKPDALVE